In one Cyprinus carpio isolate SPL01 chromosome B2, ASM1834038v1, whole genome shotgun sequence genomic region, the following are encoded:
- the LOC109094853 gene encoding 2-lysophosphatidate phosphatase PLPPR4-like: MSAKERLKGKMTKDSVTLLPCFYFVELPILVSSVVSLYFLELTDIFKPVRSGYSCNDRSLSMPYIEPTKEVIPFLMLFSLAFAGPAVTIMIGEGILYCCLARRNITIKTEANINAAGCNFNSYIRRAVRFVGVHVFGLCITALITDIIQLATGYHAPYFLTVCKPNYTILNTSCDENSFIVDDICSGPDPAAINSGRKSFPSQHATLAAFAAVYISMYFNATLTDSSKLLKPLLVFSFIICGIICGLTRIIQFKNHAVDVYCGFLIGGGIAVYLGLYAVGNFKPSEDTSLKTHVHPPLRQPQPPQPPPQPQPVVPPPAMREPLRPLPNLNTDPPRLLPPKSLSMRERPTSARSESILLRGPSHRENMSSLKRASTEVECITPPSPLCHESFVTFSNTLPRVHSTGFEEPVPRRHAAIHASMDSTRSKQLLSQWKTKNENRKLSLQVMEAEAGQLSPQRNMELRCSSEPSAMGLDGELRCGPPGQYMKLAASAVPLANHNSSGGLTGGARVSIQSRPGSSQLVHIPEETQENVSSSPQEDGGEVNDGGGGGGNARSKWLKVAEKSTACRTNNQPRIMQVIAMSKQQGMLHGSPKSEGSTVSCTGSIRYKALMDQEPTGIVRVEAHPENRPVVKPPSTDGSGSWRWKPQERGSIRQSLELNDLNRDSESCESLKDGYGSIDGNRSLPDMSNPHHPHFHHHHHQQSITTIRVTPVEASSEATSETLSTTSSRDSTLRRKGNIILLPDRGPSPDNARNLPHFFKLSPTPPPILTFKE, translated from the exons CTCCCAATTCTGGTGTCCTCTGTGGTCAGCTTATACTTCTTGGAGCTGACAGATATTTTTAAGCCAGTCCGTTCAGGCTACAGCTGCAATGACCGCAGTCTCAGCATGCCTTACATTGAGCCCACAAAGGAGGTCATCCCCTTCCTCATGCTCTTCAGTCTGGCTTTCGCCGGGCCAGCGGTGACG ATTATGATTGGGGAAGGGATCCTGTACTGCTGCTTGGCCAGAAGAAACATCACCATCAAAACAGAGGCTAATATAAATGCCGCTGGCTGCAATTTCAACTCTTACATCCGACGAGCTGTGAGGTTTGTGG GGGTCCATGTGTTTGGCCTGTGCATCACCGCACTTATCACAGATATTATCCAGCTGGCCACAGGATACCACGCCCCCTACTTCCTCACTGTGTGCAAGCCCAACTACACCATCCTCAACACTTCCTGTGATGAAAACTCTTTCATTGTGGATGACATCTGCTCTGGGCCTGATCCAGCAGCAATCAACTCTGGCAG GAAGTCCTTCCCATCTCAGCACGCCACTCTGGCAGCTTTTGCGGCTGTGTACATCTCC ATGTACTTTAATGCCACTCTGACTGACTCATCTAAGCTTCTGAAGCCACTCCTGGTGTTTTCCTTCATCATCTGTGGCATTATCTGTGGCCTGACTCGCATCATTCAGTTCAAGAACCATGCCGTGGATGTCTACTGTGGCTTTCTCATCGGAGGGGGCATAGCCGTCTACCTG GGTCTGTATGCAGTTGGAAACTTTAAACCTAGTGAAGACACATCTCTAAAGACACATGTACATCCTCCTCTCCGGCAACCACAGCCACCGCAACCTCCACCACAACCCCAGCCAGTGGTGCCTCCACCTGCCATGCGGGAGCCTCTCAGACCTCTACCAAACCTGAACACAGATCCACCACGCTTACTGCCACCTAAGAGCCTGAGCATGCGGGAACGTCCCACCTCAGCTCGCTCTGAGAGTATCCTGCTACGTGGCCCATCCCACAGAGAGAACATGTCCAGTTTGAAAAGGGCAAGCACAGAGGTAGAGTGCATTACACCTCCCAGTCCCCTTTGCCATGAGAGCTTTGTGACATTCAGTAACACTCTGCCCCGTGTGCACTCAACTGGATTCGAAGAACCGGTGCCTCGCCGCCATGCTGCTATCCATGCCTCCATGGACTCCACACGTTCCAAGCAGCTGCTTTCACAATGGAAGACCAAGAATGAAAACCGCAAGCTGTCTCTGCAGGTAATGGAGGCTGAGGCTGGCCAGCTGTCTCCCCAGCGAAACATGGAGCTCCGCTGCAGCTCTGAACCCTCAGCCATGGGCTTAGATGGTGAGCTCCGTTGTGGACCTCCTGGGCAGTACATGAAGCTAGCCGCTAGTGCTGTGCCATTAGCCAATCATAATAGCTCTGGTGGCCTAACTGGTGGAGCCAGGGTATCGATCCAGTCACGACCAGGTTCATCCCAACTGGTGCATATCCCTGAGGAGACCCAAGAGAATGTGAGCTCCTCACCTCAGGAGGATGGTGGGGAGGTGAATGATGGTGGGGGAGGGGGCGGGAATGCACGGTCGAAATGGCTGAAGGTGGCAGAGAAGAGCACCGCCTGTCGGACTAACAATCAGCCACGTATCATGCAGGTCATCGCAATGTCTAAGCAGCAGGGCATGTTGCACGGCAGTCCTAAAAGTGAGGGGAGCACCGTGAGTTGTACCGGATCCATCCGTTACAAAGCCCTCATGGATCAGGAACCCACTGGCATTGTTCGAGTGGAGGCCCACCCTGAGAACAGGCCTGTGGTTAAACCACCATCTACAGATGGCAGCGGGTCCTGGAGGTGGAAACCGCAGGAGCGGGGCAGCATCCGGCAGTCCCTTGAGCTCAACGACCTGAACCGGGACTCCGAAAGCTGCGAGTCATTGAAAGACGGTTACGGCTCCATCGATGGCAACCGGAGCCTACCTGACATGAGCAACCCCCATcatccccatttccaccatcaccaccaccaaCAGAGTATCACCACTATCCGAGTTACACCGGTGGAAGCCAGCAGTGAAGCCACCTCAGAAACTCTCTCCACCACCTCCAGTCGAGACTCCACACTACGCAGGAAAGGCAACATCATCCTGCTGCCTGACAGAGGACCTAGTCCTGATAATGCCAGGAACCTGCCTCACTTTTTCAAACTCTCCCCTACACCTCCCCCCATTTTGACTTTCAAGGAGTGA